TGGTATAATCAATCCCAAAGACGGTATTGAAGAGCTTACCGGTAGAGACAAACTGGGCAGAGGTATACAGAAGGAAGAAAATCAGAATGAAAATCGCACATATCCCTCCGATGATATCAGATTTATCTTCAAATCGGTTTTTAAAGAATTCCGGGAGAGTCAACGAGTCTCCGGCAGACTGAGTGTAAATACGCAGACGTTTTGCGACCAATTTCCAATTAAGAAATGTCCCAAGGATGAGACCTAAAGCAACCCATCCTGCCTGCATCCCAGATACATATGCCAGACCAGGTAACCCAATAAGAAGCCATCCACTCATATCAGACGCTTCAGCGCTTAATGAGGCGACATACTTGTTCAGACCCCTACTACCCAGAATATAATCAGAAACATTGTGTGTCTTCCGATAATAGAGAGCACCGATGCTGAGCATCACTGCTAAATAAACAACAAATGCAGTTATAATTCCGATATCAGTATTAACCATAGAAGAACTCCACGTATTCCATTTGCAACCAACCAAAGTTGTAGAGAAGAACTCGGACTGGTCACATCAAGTGCAGGAAAAGCAGTTACCCCAGAAAGTATTTATAATATGATTACTTGAATCGGGGGATAAATATATGAATTAAAGGAGAGTGAGGGCCTTCATTTCAGGATTACTTCAAGATCCTCCAGCAGACCCTGAAGATCTTCTTCATGTTCAACCTCCTGTGATATGATGGTCAGGATCATATTGTATGTAATTGGATCCTTGTCTTTGACAACAGACAGAAGGTTATTGTAGGTCTCGATCGCACATCGTTCACCTTTAATATTCTGCTTAAGAATCTCTCTAACAAAGGGATCAGACGGGACTTCATATCCACAGTTAGTCAGATTGTACCATTCTTTTGGTTCAAGGACAGGAATACCCCCAATTTGGATAATTCGGAGAGCAATCATGTCTGCATGAGCGAGTTCTTCGGTTGCATGTTGGACAAGTTCAGTCATCACTGCATCTTTGGTCGGCCCTTTAACAACCTTGGCTCCAACCCAGTATTGGTAGTACGCAAGCCATTCATCACTCAATGCTTTGTTGAGCAGCCTAATGAGCTCATTAGCATCCATACCAACAATCATACGTCCTTTCGTTCCCATAATTTACTTCATCGTTCTCTAGTTATTTAGAGGAAACGGATCACAAATGAGGTGAATTCCAACAATTTTTAAAAAAGAGAATCGGATTATATCCAAAGACAAAAACAATAATCTCTAATATCTGCGAATCAGCCTATCAATGATTTTGTGAGACCCCTTCATTTCCAGTGGAGCGCGAGAATAATACCGGCTATTTTGAATAATATAAACAGAATAGCAACTAATATCTGATTCAAATCAGAGTGCATAAATATCGGTTACATATTCAGTGCCCAGGTGTATCAGATAATTACCCTGACCGCAGCATCATATTTATCAATTTCATGCGTTATTTCATCAGACCCACAAACTCTTACCCGATTGGGATGAAATAACCATCTAGTGATATCAAATGAGAAGGGTTATTTTATTGCTGATTCTGGCAGGGAGTTTGTTCACGTCGGTTCAGGCTGATATTGCAGTTGCCGGCATAAAACAGCAGACTAATCAATATGTTATTAACAACACTGAATTTTATCCAGAATATCAGTTTTTGACAAGCAGTGAGATCTGGAATTATGAATATCCATCTCTGGTAGTTAATGGAACATTTGGTGGAGGGTATAAACTAGATGGATTTATTCTCCATGCTATCAAACGAACAGATCTTGATCCAACTATTCTGGCAGATCTCAGTTCTCCAGAACGTGAGAAGAAAAATCTATCAGCCTACTTCGAATCCACCCCACTCGCAACATCAGATCTCCTTCTTCCTGTAACAACAAGTCTTAATGAGAACTTATCTGTGAGTAATCTTACAGTTCTGCTCAACATAGAGGGTATTAATAAAAAGACTCTTAATGTTTCCAAAATTAAAACCATCTACCAATATGAAAATGGTACCATATCTGAAGAAATAGAACAGACTAAGCCTGAAAAGATTGATTCTGCTTCACTAAACGATATCAACCAGATGTTTTCTCCAGACATATTGCTGGAGAAAATCTGAAACATTTTTTTTATTGTTATCTGTCTGAAGAATATGAAAAGAGGGTGACAATGCAGAGTCAGGATCTTTTTCTTCTCAACGTCTGGTTTTTTTTCATACCCTCATTTTCAGCGTTGCTTATTATTCTTATTCTGTTAATCCGGAGAATCAGGTGAACCTTCTATTATCCTCATTGATATTGGCCTTGATGGGAACCATCCTCTCAGAGTATGTAGCCCTTATTCTTCTGATCAGAAAAGAACCTCTGAACCTGTTTATCTACACCGTGCTAATTAACGGAGTAACAAATCCCCTCTTAAATTACTGCTACCTTATTCTTGACATCCCCCTCATACTCCTTGAAACCGGAGTGGTGTGTACTGAAATGATCCTGATCTATCTATTAGCCAAAGTAGATCTGCGATATGCAGGCATTTGTTCAGTCTGCGCTAATGGGTTTTCAACCTTAACCGGCTTATTATGGCATATACGACATTAACTTAAAGTTAGTCAAAGCACATTTTTGAAAATCATACAATTTTTTGTTTTTTAAAAATTAGATTGTAATTTGAGGATATTTATGTTTCATTCAGATAATGATTATGTAGTAGTGATAGTGAATGATGGGAAACTATTATATAGAACTACATTACAACAGATATGGTGACCACGTATGATTAATTCCGCAGATGAAGGGGCTCCGCAGGAACCCAGAGAAGATCAGGGTGAAGTCGGAGAACTGATTCCGGAGGAATCTCCCCCTCAGGATGAACGCACTCCCCTTGAGATCCTGCAGGGTGAGTATGATGATCTCCATAACAGATACCTGAGGCTTGCTGCTGACTTTGAAAATTTCAGAAAGAGAAGTGCCCGGGATATAGAATCACGGACAAGCTCAGCAATAGAACGATTTGCTAAAGACATGCTTGAAGTTGCAGATAGCCTTGAACGTGCCCTCGTTGCAGAAGGGTCCGAGCATGAGGGAATGAATCAGATCAAAAAATTGCTTGAAAATGTTCTCGACAGGCAGGGTATTGGCTCATATGAATCATCAGGCGAGAAATTTGATCCAACCCGTCATGAGGCGATTGCCTACGTTCCATCCGAAAAAGATGAGGGGATCGTTTGCGATGAAGTCTGTAAGGGCTACTGCCTGAACAGTAAAGTTATCAGACCTGCTAAAGTTACAGTCTCGCGTGGAAACGAATCAGAACAATCAAAGGAGTAAATAAAATGGCTAGTGAAAAAATTCTGGGTATCGATCTGGGAACAACCAACTCATGCATGTCAATCATGGAAGGTGGAAAAGCTGTCGTCATCCCCAACGCAGAAGGTGGCAGAACCACTCCATCGGTTGTTGCATTTACCAAGGATGGAGAAAGACTTGTCGGGAGTCTTGCGAAGCGCCAGGCAATAACCAACCATCAGAACACCATAATTTCAGTAAAACGGTCCATGGGAACTGACAAGAAGTTCAGTCTCAATGGAAAGAACTTCAGTCCGCAGGAGATCTCTGCAATGATTCTTCAGAAACTCAAGAGTGATGCTGAAGCATATCTTGGGGAAGAGATCAAGAAGGCAGTCATTACTGTCCCTGCTTACTTCAATGATGCACAGCGTCAGGCAACAAAGGACGCAGGAACCATTGCAGGACTTGAAGTACTCCGAATCATCAATGAACCGACTGCAAGTGCCCTTGCATATGGCATCGACAAAGAAGAGGACAAGACAGTATTAGTGTACGACCTTGGTGGCGGTACATTCGATGTTTCAATCCTGACCCTTGGTGACGGAGTCTTTGAAGTTAAGGCAACTGCGGGAAACAATCACCTTGGTGGTGACGACTTTGATAAACTTGTCACCGACTTCCTGGTCGAGGAATTCAAGAAAAAAGAAGGTATAGACCTCACCAAGGATCCAATGGCAATGCAGCGGCTCCGTGATGCGTCCGAAAATGCAAAGATCGAACTTTCTCAGAAACAGAAGACCAATGTAAATCTGCCATACATCACTACCGACTCAAGTGGTCCGAAATTCCTGGACATCGATCTGACAAAGTCCAAATTCGAACAGCTCATCGGGAATCTGGTTGAGAGCACCATTGGCCCGGTCAAGCAGGCACTTTCAGACGCTGGTATGACCCCATCAGATATCGATCACGTGCTGCTTGTTGGGGGGTCAACCCGTGTACCGCTCGTTCAGCAGAAAGTTAAGGAAATCCTTGGAAAAGAGCCAGACAAGGGAATCAACCCAGACGAGTGTGTTGCAGTCGGCGCAGCAATCCAGGGTGGAGTCCTTGGTGGTGAAACCAGTGATATCGTTCTGCTGGATGTTGCCCCACTGACACTTTCAATCGAGACCCTTGGAGGAATCGCAACCCCGATCATCGACAGGAATACAACCATCCCGACCAAGAAGAGCCAGGTATTCTCAACTGCAGCAGACAATCAGACATCAGTCGAGATCCATGTCGTGCAGGGTGAGCGAAAACTCGCAGCAGACAACTTCACTCTCGGAAAGTTCATGCTGACCGGTATTCCACCAGCTCCCAGGGGTATCCCACAGATCGAAGTAACCTTCGACATTGATGCAAATGGTATCATTCACGTATCTGCCAAAGATCTTGGAACTGGAAACGAGCAGAAGATTACGATCAAAGGGAGTAAGAAACTCTCAGATGATGAGATCGAGCGGATGGTAGACGACGCGAAGAAGTTCGAGGAAGAAGACACCAAGAAGAAAGAAGAGATCGAGGTCCGGAATAGTGCTGACATGGCTGTCTTCTCTGCAGAAAAACTCCTCAAAGAGTCTGATGACAAGATTGAAGAGGCAGATAAAACCAAGGTCCGTGAACAGATTGATGCAGTAAAGAAGGCACTTGAAGGCACAGATTCAGAACAGATCAAGAAGGCTATGGAAGAACTGACCGAGGCTGTCTACACAATCACTACCAAGATCTACCAGAAAGTCCAGCAGGAACAGGCTGCCCAGCAGCAGGCCGGAGGAACAGGAGAACAGCAGAATTCCGGACCTGCAGACGATAACGTGGTTGATGCAGATTTCACTGAGAAGAAGGAGTGAACCTGAATCATGGTTGCGGGAGATTATTACGACAGACTCGGCGTCTCACGGACAGCCGATGATAAAGAGATAAAGAAAGCCTACCGCAACCTTGCCCGGAAATACCACCCAGACGTAAACAAGGATCCCGGGGCTGAAGACAAATTCAAGGAGATCAATGAGGCGTACAGTGTCCTCTCTGATTCCCAGAAGCGGGCCCAGTATGATCAGATGGGACACGAAAACTTCACCAACGCCTCCAAGGGATCCTACGGCGGGGGCGGATACAGCGGCGGGTTTAACGCAGACTTCTCAGGATTCGGCGACATCTTCGACTTTGCCAGTGACATCTTTGGAGGGTTCGGTGGTGGAAGGCAGCGTGGTCCACGCAGAGGTGATGACCTTCTCATGCGCATGGACATCTCACTCAAAGACGCCACATTCGGACTCGACAAAGAGATCGAAGTGATGCATGCCGAGGCTTGTCAGACATGTGAAGGTACCGGCAGCGAGAACCGGAACCTCAAGAATTGCCCAAAGTGCGGTGGGTCAGGGCAGATAAGGCAACAGACCCAGACACCATTTGGTAATTTTGTCAGGCAGGGAACATGTGATCTCTGTCATGGGCGGGGTAAGGTTCCGGAAAAACCCTGCTCTACTTGTCATGGGACAGGACATGCAAAAGTCCGCAGGAAAGTTGCGGTCCATATCCCTGCCGGTGTTGATACGGGAATGCGTCTGAGAATGGAGGGATACGGCGAGGCCGGAGACCATGGTGCGCCAAACGGTGACCTGTACATAGAGATGCATGTCAAGCCAGAAACCCGATTCCAGCGTGAAGGAGATAATCTTGGGACCAAGGTTCAGATCTCCCCTGCCCAGGCAGTACTCGGAACCACAGTTGAGCTCGAAACAATCGATAATAGAAAACTCGAGGTCAAGATACCTGCTGGGACACAGGGAGGAAAACGGCTAAGGGTTTCAGGAGAAGGAATCAGACGCCGTGGCAGACACGGAGATCTGCTGGTGCTTGTTGAGGTTGTTATACCAAAGAATGTTCATG
This DNA window, taken from Methanospirillum lacunae, encodes the following:
- a CDS encoding nucleotide exchange factor GrpE, producing the protein MINSADEGAPQEPREDQGEVGELIPEESPPQDERTPLEILQGEYDDLHNRYLRLAADFENFRKRSARDIESRTSSAIERFAKDMLEVADSLERALVAEGSEHEGMNQIKKLLENVLDRQGIGSYESSGEKFDPTRHEAIAYVPSEKDEGIVCDEVCKGYCLNSKVIRPAKVTVSRGNESEQSKE
- a CDS encoding ferritin-like domain-containing protein; translated protein: MGTKGRMIVGMDANELIRLLNKALSDEWLAYYQYWVGAKVVKGPTKDAVMTELVQHATEELAHADMIALRIIQIGGIPVLEPKEWYNLTNCGYEVPSDPFVREILKQNIKGERCAIETYNNLLSVVKDKDPITYNMILTIISQEVEHEEDLQGLLEDLEVILK
- the dnaK gene encoding molecular chaperone DnaK; protein product: MASEKILGIDLGTTNSCMSIMEGGKAVVIPNAEGGRTTPSVVAFTKDGERLVGSLAKRQAITNHQNTIISVKRSMGTDKKFSLNGKNFSPQEISAMILQKLKSDAEAYLGEEIKKAVITVPAYFNDAQRQATKDAGTIAGLEVLRIINEPTASALAYGIDKEEDKTVLVYDLGGGTFDVSILTLGDGVFEVKATAGNNHLGGDDFDKLVTDFLVEEFKKKEGIDLTKDPMAMQRLRDASENAKIELSQKQKTNVNLPYITTDSSGPKFLDIDLTKSKFEQLIGNLVESTIGPVKQALSDAGMTPSDIDHVLLVGGSTRVPLVQQKVKEILGKEPDKGINPDECVAVGAAIQGGVLGGETSDIVLLDVAPLTLSIETLGGIATPIIDRNTTIPTKKSQVFSTAADNQTSVEIHVVQGERKLAADNFTLGKFMLTGIPPAPRGIPQIEVTFDIDANGIIHVSAKDLGTGNEQKITIKGSKKLSDDEIERMVDDAKKFEEEDTKKKEEIEVRNSADMAVFSAEKLLKESDDKIEEADKTKVREQIDAVKKALEGTDSEQIKKAMEELTEAVYTITTKIYQKVQQEQAAQQQAGGTGEQQNSGPADDNVVDADFTEKKE
- the dnaJ gene encoding molecular chaperone DnaJ; protein product: MVAGDYYDRLGVSRTADDKEIKKAYRNLARKYHPDVNKDPGAEDKFKEINEAYSVLSDSQKRAQYDQMGHENFTNASKGSYGGGGYSGGFNADFSGFGDIFDFASDIFGGFGGGRQRGPRRGDDLLMRMDISLKDATFGLDKEIEVMHAEACQTCEGTGSENRNLKNCPKCGGSGQIRQQTQTPFGNFVRQGTCDLCHGRGKVPEKPCSTCHGTGHAKVRRKVAVHIPAGVDTGMRLRMEGYGEAGDHGAPNGDLYIEMHVKPETRFQREGDNLGTKVQISPAQAVLGTTVELETIDNRKLEVKIPAGTQGGKRLRVSGEGIRRRGRHGDLLVLVEVVIPKNVHGETKELYEKILAFEGHTPKGNGDKKGFFESILGS